A stretch of the Aegilops tauschii subsp. strangulata cultivar AL8/78 chromosome 4, Aet v6.0, whole genome shotgun sequence genome encodes the following:
- the LOC109758154 gene encoding 3-ketoacyl-CoA synthase 6: protein MLCTTLAELAIRSSSMSPSIVTVSLAAAAALVAMVRVGPEELASRLSEVRPVHLFLACFLPAAATVLYLMLRPRAVYLVDYAGFRTPHTCRIPFASFLEHAKLLPELNERSIRFMTRLLERSGLGEETCLPPAHHYIGTHKYCTVDAARAEFELVAFSAIDDLLAKTGIAPEAIDILIVNCSLFCPTPSLVDMIVNKYKLRSDIRSMHLSGMGCSAGLIAVGLARNLLQVAPHGAHALVVSTETITPNYYLGTERAMLLPNCLFRIGGAAALLSTSPAKARFRLKHLIRTLTGAQDSAYRCVFQEEDGEGHRGINLSKDLMNIAGDALKANITAMGPLVLPASEQLKFAFSFVARKVINRRVKPYIPDFRTAFEHFCIHAGGRAIIDELQKNLGLSDEQVEASRMTLHKFGNTSSSSLWYELGYIEAKGRMRKGDRVWMIGFGSGFKCNGAAWECIQPARNADGPWATSIHRYPVDIPDVLSH from the coding sequence ATGCTTTGCACTACACTCGCCGAGCTGGCTATACGATCGAGCAGCATGAGCCCGTCCATCGTCACCGTCTcgctcgccgctgccgccgccctcgtcgcgatGGTGCGCGTCGGGCCGGAGGAGCTGGCCAGCCGGCTCTCCGAGGTCCGGCCGGTGCACCTCTTCTTGGCCTGCTTCCTTCCGGCCGCGGCTACCGTCCTGTATCTCATGCTGCGTCCCCGCGCGGTGTACCTCGTCGACTACGCCGGCTTCCGCACCCCGCACACCTGCCGCATCCCCTTCGCCAGCTTCCTGGAGCACGCCAAGCTGCTGCCCGAGCTCAACGAGCGCAGCATCCGGTTCATGACGCGCCTGCtggagcgctcggggctcggggaggagacCTGCCTGCCGCCGGCGCACCACTACATCGGCACGCACAAGTACTGCACCGTCGACGCCGCCCGCGCCGAGTTCGAGCTCGTCGCCTTCTCGGCCATCGACGACCTGCTCGCCAAGACCGGCATCGCCCCCGAGGCCATCGACATACTCATCGTCAACTGCAGCCTGTTCTGCCCCACGCCGTCCCTGGTCGACATGATCGTGAACAAGTACAAGCTGCGGAGCGACATCCGCAGCATGCACCTCTCCGGCATGGGGTGCAGCGCGGGGCTCATCGCCGTGGGGCTCGCGAGGAACCTGCTGCAGGTGGCCCCCCACGGCGCGCACGCGCTGGTCGTCTCCACGGAGACCATCACGCCCAACTACTACCTCGGCACCGAGCGCGCAATGCTCCTGCCCAACTGCCTCTTCCGCATCGGCGGCGCGGCCGCGCTGCTGTCGACGTCCCCGGCGAAGGCCCGGTTCCGCCTGAAGCACCTCATACGCACGCTCACCGGCGCGCAGGACAGCGCGTACCGGTGCGTGTTCCAGGAGGAGGACGGCGAGGGCCACCGCGGGATCAACCTCAGCAAGGACCTGATGAACATCGCCGGCGACGCGCTCAAGGCCAATATCACCGCGATGGGGCCGCTCGTCCTGCCGGCCAGCGAGCAGCTCAAGTTCGCCTTCTCCTTCGTCGCGCGGAAGGTGATCAACAGGCGGGTGAAGCCGTACATCCCCGACTTCCGCACGGCGTTCGAGCACTTCTGCATCCACGCCGGCGGCCGCGCGATCATCGACGAGCTGCAGAAGAACCTCGGGCTGTCCGACGAGCAGGTGGAGGCGTCGCGGATGACGCTGCACAAGTTCGGGAACACGTCGAGCAGCTCGCTGTGGTACGAGCTGGGCTACATCGAGGCCAAGGGCCGCATGCGCAAGGGCGACCGCGTGTGGATGATCGGCTTCGGGTCCGGGTTCAAGTGCAACGGCGCGGCGTGGGAGTGCATCCAGCCCGCGCGCAACGCCGACGGGCCGTGGGCGACCTCCATCCACAGATACCCGGTGGACATTCCCGACGTTCTCAGCCATTAA